In Plantibacter sp. PA-3-X8, one DNA window encodes the following:
- a CDS encoding triose-phosphate isomerase family protein yields MSLKMYFGHAQTLDWCSVVAGVSAEHHALRSGAAELFVIPGYLSVTGAVERLRGVAAVGAQDLATEDTGAFTGEVSGAELQEVGCEVVEVGHAERRRLFGETPDVVRAKTTAALRNGLAPVLCIGEAEHRDAEVAAAECVAQLDDALAGAVAAGIVGRVIVAYEPHWAIGATEAASPAHIRTVCLRLRGHLDALAAAGHIDTSSAVIYGGSAGPGLLTTIGDAVDGVFLGRFAHDPAALSLVLDEVAGLDRAGSDLPR; encoded by the coding sequence GTGAGCCTGAAGATGTACTTCGGGCACGCGCAGACGCTCGACTGGTGCTCGGTCGTCGCGGGGGTGTCGGCCGAGCACCACGCACTCCGATCCGGCGCGGCGGAGCTGTTCGTCATCCCCGGATACCTCTCGGTGACCGGCGCGGTCGAGCGGCTCCGCGGCGTCGCAGCCGTGGGGGCTCAGGACCTCGCGACCGAGGACACCGGGGCGTTCACCGGCGAGGTGAGCGGCGCCGAGCTCCAAGAGGTCGGCTGTGAGGTCGTCGAGGTCGGGCACGCGGAGCGGCGCCGACTGTTCGGTGAGACGCCCGATGTCGTCCGCGCGAAGACGACCGCCGCGCTCCGCAACGGTCTCGCGCCGGTGCTGTGCATCGGCGAGGCCGAGCACCGAGACGCCGAGGTGGCGGCCGCGGAGTGCGTCGCACAGCTCGACGACGCTCTGGCAGGGGCGGTCGCCGCCGGGATCGTGGGCCGCGTCATCGTCGCCTACGAACCACACTGGGCCATCGGCGCCACCGAGGCCGCGAGTCCAGCCCACATCCGCACGGTGTGCCTCCGGCTGCGCGGCCACCTCGACGCGCTCGCCGCGGCCGGGCACATCGACACCTCCTCAGCCGTCATCTACGGCGGGAGCGCCGGACCCGGCCTGCTGACCACGATCGGCGACGCGGTCGACGGGGTCTTCCTCGGCCGCTTCGCCCACGATCCGGCAGCCCTCTCGCTGGTGCTCGACGAGGTGGCCGGCCTCGACCGCGCGGGCTCCGACCTGCCGCGATGA
- a CDS encoding MFS transporter, whose product MSTPNPPAIGSTNDPALKSAIRKASKHLMPMLVILYFVAFLDRTNVGFAEEALSVDRGISNGAFALGAGIFFIGYAIFEIPSNLLLKKFGARFWLARIAVTWGIVAALFAFTTNDTMFIVLRFLLGVTEAGLFPGVIMFLSEWFPNKVRVQMFSIFYLAQPFSQMLGAPLSGGLISFGDALTPWHGWQVMFFAEGMLAVLAGFAALYFLTNSPQQAKWLDQQEKDSLTAAMEREDTVRQSDGPTGIAKAMTSWKVWYFTIIYFCLQIAVYGTTFYLPQQVANLIGQDVGWQVGLVAAIPWLVGLFACYYVGRNANTVVRRRTWGTMFYISTGVFILASAWAGANNQPILGILFITIAVASFLSVGPITWAYPTAFLTGTAAAAGIGLINSLGNLGGFVAPIMRTGINESVPTDSGVWGVVSLGVFAFLAAAMLYCTRFFRGAKADELLETTANRTAH is encoded by the coding sequence TTGTCCACACCCAATCCGCCGGCGATCGGATCGACCAACGATCCGGCGCTGAAGTCGGCGATCCGCAAGGCGTCGAAGCACCTCATGCCGATGCTCGTCATTTTGTACTTCGTCGCGTTCCTGGACCGCACGAACGTCGGCTTCGCCGAGGAGGCGCTCAGCGTCGACCGCGGCATCTCGAACGGTGCCTTCGCCCTCGGGGCCGGCATCTTCTTCATCGGCTACGCGATCTTCGAGATCCCGAGCAACCTGCTGCTGAAGAAGTTCGGCGCCCGGTTCTGGCTCGCCCGCATCGCGGTGACCTGGGGCATCGTCGCCGCCCTGTTCGCCTTCACGACGAACGACACGATGTTCATCGTCCTGCGGTTCCTGCTCGGCGTGACCGAGGCCGGGCTCTTCCCCGGCGTCATCATGTTCCTGTCGGAGTGGTTCCCGAACAAGGTCCGCGTCCAGATGTTCTCGATCTTCTACCTGGCGCAGCCATTCTCGCAGATGCTCGGCGCCCCGCTGAGTGGTGGCCTCATCAGCTTCGGCGACGCCCTGACCCCGTGGCACGGCTGGCAGGTGATGTTCTTCGCCGAGGGCATGCTCGCGGTCCTTGCCGGCTTCGCAGCGCTCTACTTCCTCACCAACTCGCCACAACAGGCGAAGTGGCTGGATCAACAGGAGAAGGACTCGTTGACGGCCGCGATGGAACGCGAGGACACCGTGCGGCAGTCGGACGGCCCGACCGGTATCGCGAAGGCGATGACGAGTTGGAAGGTGTGGTACTTCACCATCATCTACTTCTGCCTGCAGATCGCGGTGTACGGCACGACGTTCTACCTCCCGCAGCAGGTGGCGAACCTCATCGGCCAGGACGTCGGCTGGCAGGTCGGTCTCGTGGCGGCCATCCCGTGGCTCGTGGGTCTGTTCGCCTGCTACTACGTGGGTCGGAACGCGAACACGGTCGTCCGTCGTCGCACCTGGGGAACGATGTTCTACATCTCCACCGGCGTCTTCATCCTGGCCTCCGCTTGGGCAGGCGCGAACAACCAGCCGATCCTCGGCATCCTGTTCATCACCATCGCGGTGGCGAGCTTCCTCTCGGTCGGGCCGATCACGTGGGCCTACCCGACGGCGTTCCTCACCGGCACGGCTGCAGCGGCGGGCATCGGCCTCATCAACTCGCTCGGTAACCTCGGCGGCTTCGTCGCCCCGATCATGCGCACCGGGATCAACGAGAGCGTGCCGACCGACAGCGGCGTGTGGGGCGTGGTCTCGCTCGGGGTGTTCGCCTTCCTTGCGGCCGCGATGCTCTACTGCACCCGGTTCTTCCGTGGGGCGAAGGCGGACGAGCTGCTCGAGACGACGGCGAACCGCACGGCGCACTAG
- a CDS encoding GntR family transcriptional regulator, which produces MVDAVFPLGASASLERRGLRDRVYELVLDMLLSSGIEPGARLSIDAIARDLDVSPTPVREALVQLERTGLVTRVTHKGYRVAPPLADDQLESLFDARIVLESGATALAAAHADELVPALEVALAQHVEMTARVRAAASAGEIPVALLREYFAVDWNFHHLIFEGTRNPFLLDMSEGISTRVHRMRQTVETGVTDADQAVVEHRAILDAFSDGPEAAAAAMRSHIELVRTRARSDAEH; this is translated from the coding sequence GTGGTTGATGCCGTCTTCCCGCTCGGCGCCTCCGCCTCGCTCGAACGCCGCGGTCTGCGCGACCGCGTCTACGAGCTGGTGCTCGACATGCTCCTGAGCTCCGGTATCGAACCGGGTGCCCGCCTGTCGATCGACGCGATCGCCCGCGACCTCGACGTCTCGCCGACGCCGGTCCGCGAGGCGCTCGTCCAGCTCGAGCGCACCGGCCTCGTCACCCGGGTCACCCACAAGGGCTACCGGGTGGCACCGCCGCTCGCCGACGACCAGCTCGAGTCGCTGTTCGACGCCCGCATCGTGCTCGAGAGCGGCGCCACCGCGCTGGCCGCCGCCCACGCCGACGAGCTCGTCCCGGCCCTCGAGGTCGCCCTCGCACAGCACGTCGAGATGACCGCCAGGGTGCGCGCCGCGGCGTCGGCCGGCGAGATCCCCGTCGCACTCCTCCGCGAATACTTCGCGGTCGACTGGAACTTCCACCACCTCATCTTCGAGGGCACCCGCAACCCCTTCCTCCTCGACATGTCCGAGGGCATCTCCACCCGCGTGCACCGCATGCGCCAGACGGTCGAGACGGGCGTCACCGACGCCGACCAGGCGGTCGTCGAGCACCGCGCCATCCTCGACGCGTTCTCCGACGGCCCCGAGGCCGCCGCGGCGGCCATGCGCTCGCACATCGAGCTCGTGCGCACCCGCGCCCGCAGCGACGCCGAGCACTGA